From Hydra vulgaris chromosome 15, alternate assembly HydraT2T_AEP, one genomic window encodes:
- the LOC136091659 gene encoding uncharacterized protein LOC136091659, with protein sequence MYRIIFNTKFNIEFQKPKKDLCDTCYQFCILENANEEQIQKYNKHIASKNEAKIERDKDRKLNSPTTTIVCIDLQNVLSLPKSNVGNFFYKRKLSCYNLTGYFLNKTGYSLNKKAYCVLRHEGMSDRSGNDIASAVICMLNQVYKDLPNIDKFLLWFDSCVPQNRNSHMSAALCDFLIDHPNIEIIEQKYCEPGHSSIQECDNIHSQIEKSLHSAEIFSPPELVKAMLNVNQCKPFFVYQMQKKDIKNFSKIACLMNYKKVPYFNVKTLVYRSNAPGHVYFKNRFTDIYKEARLSKPKNTRGSGSNLEEPSIPLASCFPHNIEISSEKVKDIVSMYPYMPAVDVCFYKTLFQ encoded by the coding sequence ATGTACCGCATTATTTTTAACACcaaatttaatattgaatttcaaAAGCCGAAAAAAGATCTGTGTGATACATGCTACCAATTTTGCATTCTTGAAAATGCAAATGAAGAGCAAATCCAAAAGTATAACAAGCATATTGCATCAAAAAATGAAGCAAAGATCGAGAGAGATAAGGATCGAAAGTTGAACTCCCCTACCACAACCATAGTTTGTATTGATCTACAAAATGTCTTGAGCTTGCCAAAAAGTAACGTGGGaaacttcttttataaaagaaagcTCAGTTGTTATAATTTAACAggttactttttaaacaaaacaggTTACTCGCtaaacaaaaaagcatattgTGTATTACGGCATGAAGGTATGTCTGATCGTTCTGGTAACGATATTGCTAGTGCTGTGATATGTATGCTAAATCAAGTTTACAAGGATCTTCCTAATATTGACAAGTTTTTACTTTGGTTTGATTCTTGTGTTCCACAAAATAGAAACAGTCATATGTCAGCTGCATTGTGTGACTTTCTTATTGATCATCCAAATATTGAAATCATTGAGCAAAAGTATTGTGAGCCAGGGCATAGCTCCATTCAGGAATGTGATAATATACATAGTCAGATTGAGAAATCATTACATTCAGCAGAAATATTCAGCCCTCCCGAGTTGGTAAAAGCAATGTTAAATGTTAACCAATGTAAACCATTTTTTGTATACCAAATGCAAAAAAAGGACatcaaaaatttctcaaaaattgCTTGTCTTATGAACTACAAAAAGGTTCCATACTTTAATGTCAAAACACTTGTATATAGGTCTAATGCTCCTGGTCATGTGTATTTCAAGAATCGTTTTACAGATATTTATAAAGAGGCACGGCTGTCTAAGCCAAAAAACACTAGAGGATCAGGAAGTAATCTTGAAGAACCATCAATTCCATTGGCATCTTGTTTTCcacataatattgaaatttctaGTGAGAAAGTAAAAGACATTGTTTCTATGTACCCATACATGCCAGCTGTAGATGTTTGTTTCTATAAAACCTTATTTCAgtag